DNA sequence from the Oxalobacteraceae sp. CFBP 8761 genome:
GATCGCAGCAGCATGGCCTGATCGGGGCGCAAGGGTGGCCGCCTCAACAGCCCCTGCATCCGCTCAGGCGCCGTGGCCGCTACCATGATCTCGAGCGTCTGCAGACCGCGGTCGAATTCAAAATGGAGTAGTTGCCGTTTCATGTCATCCTCAGAAAGCACCTGATTGCATGAATTTCACGGCAATCGGAAACATCAGAACCAAAAACGTCACCGGGAAAATAAATGCCACCAGCGGGAAAATCAATTTGACCGGGGCTTCCATCGCCAGCTTTTCGGCTTGCTGAAAACGCTCGGTGCGACGCTGGTCGGCCTGGCTGCGGAAGGTCGAACCGAGACTGGCGCCCATGCGCTCGGCCTGGATCACGGCGCTGATGAAGCTGGTGACCTGGGGGATGCGCACGCGTTCGTCCATGCGTCGCAAGGCATCGGCGCGGGTAAGACCGGCACGCAGATCGCGCAGCACGAAGGCGAATTCATTCTTCAGCGGGCCAGTTGGCCCTTTGGCCACGGCCTGACCGATGGCGCCTGCCATGTTCAGGCCTGCTTCCACGCCCATCGTCAAGAAATCCAGGTACACGGGCAGTGCCTTGACCATCAGCTTGCGCCGCTTCTTCAGCGATTCCTTGAGCCACATGCGTGGATAGACGAAGCCCAGCAGGGCTGCGCCCAGCAACGCCAGCATACTTTCAAATTCAACTACCCTAAGCGCCATCCAGGCCAGCAGGAAGAAACCGACCATGCCCACCAGACACAGGGCCAGAAACTGGGTAGGGCTCATCAGGTACAACAGGCCTGAGAGGCGTAATTTTTCCGCTGAACCAGCGAGGTAACGTTTGGGCAGGCGCTGACAGATGTGGTAATCGATCAAGCGCAGCAGAGGCCACAGGAACCGCAAGAGTTTTGGCAGGGGATCCAGGTACTCGCGGTTTTCGGCAGGGACTTCGGCCTTGAGGCGCATGGCGCTGTAGATCACGGCTGCGGCGAAACAGACGAACGCCAGACCGACCAGTATTGCAATGAGCAACTGTGCAATCATGAAATTATCCTACACATCAATATTGGTAATTTTGCTGATGAAGTGATAGCCGATCGCAACCGCCACCGCAATGACTGCCAGCGTGCACCAGCCATACCATTCGGAAAACAGCGGTTCCATCGCTTCGGGTTCCATGACGCGCAGGATCACGATCAGGAAGATTGGCAGGCCCGACATGACCAGTCCCTGCATTTTCCCCTGTGCAGTCAAACTGCGGATCTTGCCTTCCATCTGTAATTTGGCGCGGATCGTACGACCGATCGATTCGAGCGTTTCAGCCAGATTGGCGCCGACTTCGCGCGCCAGCGCCATACCGGCTGTGACCATGGCCAGATCCTGCAGCGGCACACGACGCTCGAGGTTTTGCAGGGCAACGCCGAAATCGGTGCCCAGCTTCATTTCGCGCAGCAGCAGTTCGAATTCTTGCGACACCGGTGGCGCGCTCTCGTTGGCCACGCTCTCGAGGGCGATCGGTAGACTCGCGCCGGCACGCAGTGCGCCGGTGATCATCGCCAGCGCATCGGGCAACTGCGCTTCGAACTGGCGCAGGCGGCGTTGCGCGATATAGCGCAATACGTAGCGCGGGGCAATGAAGGCCAGTACCATGCAAGCGGCAACGATCACGCCATTTCGCGACACGATCCACGCCAGTACCGGCAAAAAGACCAGTACGCCGATATTGATGAGCAGGATGCGATTGGCGTCGGTAAAAATGAACATCCCTTCCAGCTCGGTCTTGGCAGTGCTGGCTTGGCCCTTCTGTCGGTGCGAAAACCAGCGCGAGCCAAAATGCAGCGCCATCCAGATCAGGCCCAGCATGCAGAAGAAGATGATCGCGATGACAAAATACGGGCTGTCCATCAGAACACCCTCTTGACTGAAGCAGGTAACGACGGCGCTTCGCGCGAATAGATCGACATGTCGACCTCGATACCGCGCGAGACCAGATCCTGAATGAAATCGGGTACGTGGCCGGTAGGCACAAACCGGCCACGTACCTTGCCCTCGGGCGTGAAGCCATCCTGTTCGAAACGGAAGATATCCTGCATCGACACAATATTGTTCTCGATACCGGTCACTTCGGTGATGTAGGTGACGCGCCGGGTGCCGCACGAAAATCGTGTTTGCTGCACGATCAGATTGACCGCCGAACAGATCTGCTCACGGATTGCCTGCATGGGAATATCCAGGCCGCTCATCAGGGTCATCACTTCCAGGCGCGACAGGCAGTCGCGCGGATTATTCGCGTGCGCGGTCGTGAGCGAGCCGTCGTGCCCCGTGTTCATTGCCTGCAGCATGTCAAGCGCTTCACCACCGCGGCACTCGCCGACGACGATCCGGTCCGGTCGCATGCGCAAACAATTCTTCACCAGATCACGGATGGTAATGGCACCCTTGCCCTCGATGTTCGCCGGGCGCGCTTCGAGCGAGACAAGATTGGGTTGTGATAGCTGCAGTTCCGCGGCGTCTTCCACGGTAACGATGCGCTCGTCGTCAGGAATGAAACTCGACAGTACGTTAAGCAGTGTTGTCTTGCCGGAGCCGGTACCTCCCGAGATGACGATGTTGGCGCGCTTCTCGACTGCCACGCGCAAGAACTCGATCATGGCCGCGTTGATGGCGCCGAAGCTGATCAGATCGTCGCCAGTAAGTTTTTTGCGGGCGAACTTTCGAATCGTCACACTCGGCCCCTTGATTGCCAGCGGGGGAATGATGGCATTGACGCGCGAACCATCCTTGAGGCGGGCGTCGACCATTGGCGAACTTTCGTCGATGCGCCGGCCCAACGGCGAGACGATGCGTTCGATCGCCGCCAGCACCGAGGCGTCGTTCGAGAATGACACCGTCGAGCGGGTCAGCTGGCCATTGCGCTCGATGAAGATATCGTTATGGCGATTGACCATGATCTCGGTGACGGAGTCGTCGCTCAACAAGGCCTCCAGGGGGCCGAGTCCGACCACTTCGTTCAGCACCACGTCGCGCAGCATGCTTCGCCAATGGCGCATCGCGCCGAAAGCGGCATCGGTATCGATGATCTCGTTGATGATCTTGTGTACCGTCTCGCGCAGTTCGGCGTCTCCCATTCTCGACACGTTCACGCGCCGCAAATCCATTGCGCCGATCAGTTTCTTGTGCAAGGTGCCGCGCGCCGCAATGCCCTCCGGGCGCTCGAGCGGGTTCGGGCCTGCTTCCTGATCTGACATGCGTGGTGTCAACCGCCGTTCAACGCCGGTGGGCAGATGCAATGTGGCGGTCTGAACGACACCGGAAGCGCCCGATACCGGTTCGGGCGCCGGGGCGGCCACCGGGACCGGATGCAGCCCGTCGTCCGGCGCCACGCGCTTGACCGGCATCGCACTGATATTGACGCGAAAGCTGTAGTCGGCGAGCTCGATCACGTCGGTGCTCGACACGGGGCCGTACTCGTTAACCGCGGTCCCATTGACCTTGATTGGCGCCAGCCCACCGCCATCCTTGAGAAACACCTCGCCATTGCGCGCCGTGAGCTGCAGTTGGCGTCGTCCGACCCGCCAGCCCTGTAGTGGCATCAAGCTGTCGCCATCTTTGCCCAACATACATTCCTCGAGTTCGCACTGGGGTTCACCCAGAAGTTCCTCGCGGCGAAATACTTTTACGCGAATCATGTCATTCCTTCCGATCGAGCGGTGCGGATGGGGGGCCCAGGGGGACGGGTGCTGGTGACTGGCGGATCTTCTCTTCGAACTGGCTCTGCTGGTCCAACCCGCGCGCGCGCAGTTGACTCGACAAGCCATCGCCGGCGGAGATGACCTCTGCCTCAACAAACACGACGAGTTCAGTTTTACGGTTGCGGAAATCGTCGGAACGGAACAGGCGGCCAAAAATCGGGATATGCGATAACCCTGGGACGCGGTCGATCGTGCTCGACAGCTCACTGTTGATCAAGCCGGACAGGGCCACGATTTCTCCGGGCTTGATGCTGATTTCAGTGGCCGTATTGCGCGTGATGAAGCCCGGAATTCCGCCGACCGTCACTGAGGGGTCGATCTGTGAAAGTTCAGTCGAGAGGCGTGCAGTGATCGTGTTGCTGGCATCAATTGTTGGCTCTACTGCGAACAGAATGCCATACGGCTTGAATTCGACGGTGGTGGCGCCAAACGCGCCGGCGATCGGAATCGGTACCTCGCCACCCACTTGCAGCCTGGCCTTGCCACCGCTTTTCGCAGTCAGTTCGGGCGATGCGAGCACACGGGCATCGCCGTCACTCACGCCCAGGTTCATACGCGAGGTAATGGTCGTGGCAAGGCCAAGAAACACGCCGCCGGTGGTGCCGTTGCGGTTCAGAAAGCCCGGGTTCGGCGAAAGCAGGTTGGTACTCTCTGTTGCGGGCGCAATATTGGCATAAATACCTGTGTTTTTTGCAACACCCGAGGCACCGAAGGTGGGGCCCTGGGCATCCTTGGCCCAATTGATCCCGATCTGTTCGAGCAGCGCCTTCTTTACTTCGACAAAAGTCAGGCGAAACAATACCGAGCGGGTATAAGCACTGCCCTGGTCTTCAACGACGTTGTTGACGACATTCGGCAGGTCACCGATCAGGGCATTGAGTCTGGCCAAGGCTTCCTTGTGGGCCATGCCTGACAAGATCAGGTCAGGCCCGACCTTGGTCACCAGAATGCCCGAGTTGGCACCGATCAAGGCGTCAAGCTTGGCCCGCACGGCAACCATGTCGCGGCTGAGTACCTGGATGTTGTAGCTCTGTACCTTGTTGCCGCTCCATACGAGCAGATTGGTGTCGCCGGTTTTCTCGGCGATCAGAAGCAGGTTGCGATCGACTGAGGTGGCACTGACGATGTTGCCGTTGCCAAGCGCTACCCTGGTTATCTTGCCCGGAACCGGCAGAAGCCGGATCTCGCCCACCACGATGCTCAGGGATTCGGTCGGGGCGTAACTTTGCTGAGCCGCAGTCATTATCGGTGGCGCCGTCCTGGCCACCGGTGCGGCGCGCCTGATCGTACGCCGCACCACCGGTGGCGCGGGTGCCGCACAGTTTTGCGCCAGTGGCGGCGTGGTACACACGGGAACGGCAAGCGCGGCACTTGTCGGCACTGGCGGCTTGTTGCCGATCTTGGCCGGAGCTGGCACGAGGACCGCTGTCTTCGGTGGTAGCTTGACGGTAGCAGTGACGGACCCAGTATCTGTCTGGCTGGCCGCATGCTGACCGGACGCCAAGGCGCAGGGTGCTGCAACGGTGGCCGCAAGCGCGATCGGCAGGCCGGGCATGAGAAGGGATTGCAGTGGGCGCAGCAGGAAGCCAATCAACGTCGGGGCAGGGCTTGGCAAAGCGTTGTTTTTCATGTGGACGCGATATATTGTATTTTGAGAAAGCGGACTGGCTGCAGGCCGCGTGGCGGCGATTAGTTGCTGAAGGATGGGACCGGGCTATTGGCCCGCGTGGTCGGCATCGGTACTGTGAGCGTCATGGTGTTCGGCGCAGGCGCAGGCGCGGCAGCAGCGGCAGGTGCAACTTGCGACGCCGCGCGCGCTGGCCCCTGTCCTGCGTTGGCCTGCGCAAGCTGCTCGGCCTGACGGATGGCCTTCCCGATGTCTTGTGACGGCGCCACATCCATCTGCGAGATCAGGTTCCCCTTGCCGCCTACGATGAACTCGATCCCGCCATCTCGCTGTTTTTGCGCGCCCGGCAACAAATCGCTGCCACGCAAGGTCGCCAGACGTACCGGTGAGCGGTCTTCGGTACCGCGCAAGACGACACGGAAGCTCCCCATTTTTTGACCGACAATCAGCCTTGCTGCTTCTTTTGGGCTAACCAGTACGGTAACGGTATCGTAGGTTCTTTCCTTGCCAGGGACTTCGCCCGGGCGCGCCATCTTGGCCGCTGCGGCGTCGTCCAGTTGGTTGACGTCCTGGAAATCGGTGCCGGTCGCCAGGACCACCAGATTCTGCATATACAAGGTTGCCTGCTCGGCCGCTGATCCGTCTTCCTCACCGTTATCCCCGCTGGCGCTGCGCGGCGTCTTTGACAGCAGGAAAACGTCAATGCGATGATTCGGGCGCAAGGTCTGGGCAATCGAATTGATATTG
Encoded proteins:
- a CDS encoding type II secretion system F family protein, with the protein product MIAQLLIAILVGLAFVCFAAAVIYSAMRLKAEVPAENREYLDPLPKLLRFLWPLLRLIDYHICQRLPKRYLAGSAEKLRLSGLLYLMSPTQFLALCLVGMVGFFLLAWMALRVVEFESMLALLGAALLGFVYPRMWLKESLKKRRKLMVKALPVYLDFLTMGVEAGLNMAGAIGQAVAKGPTGPLKNEFAFVLRDLRAGLTRADALRRMDERVRIPQVTSFISAVIQAERMGASLGSTFRSQADQRRTERFQQAEKLAMEAPVKLIFPLVAFIFPVTFLVLMFPIAVKFMQSGAF
- a CDS encoding type II secretion system F family protein, which translates into the protein MDSPYFVIAIIFFCMLGLIWMALHFGSRWFSHRQKGQASTAKTELEGMFIFTDANRILLINIGVLVFLPVLAWIVSRNGVIVAACMVLAFIAPRYVLRYIAQRRLRQFEAQLPDALAMITGALRAGASLPIALESVANESAPPVSQEFELLLREMKLGTDFGVALQNLERRVPLQDLAMVTAGMALAREVGANLAETLESIGRTIRAKLQMEGKIRSLTAQGKMQGLVMSGLPIFLIVILRVMEPEAMEPLFSEWYGWCTLAVIAVAVAIGYHFISKITNIDV
- a CDS encoding CpaF family protein, with translation MIRVKVFRREELLGEPQCELEECMLGKDGDSLMPLQGWRVGRRQLQLTARNGEVFLKDGGGLAPIKVNGTAVNEYGPVSSTDVIELADYSFRVNISAMPVKRVAPDDGLHPVPVAAPAPEPVSGASGVVQTATLHLPTGVERRLTPRMSDQEAGPNPLERPEGIAARGTLHKKLIGAMDLRRVNVSRMGDAELRETVHKIINEIIDTDAAFGAMRHWRSMLRDVVLNEVVGLGPLEALLSDDSVTEIMVNRHNDIFIERNGQLTRSTVSFSNDASVLAAIERIVSPLGRRIDESSPMVDARLKDGSRVNAIIPPLAIKGPSVTIRKFARKKLTGDDLISFGAINAAMIEFLRVAVEKRANIVISGGTGSGKTTLLNVLSSFIPDDERIVTVEDAAELQLSQPNLVSLEARPANIEGKGAITIRDLVKNCLRMRPDRIVVGECRGGEALDMLQAMNTGHDGSLTTAHANNPRDCLSRLEVMTLMSGLDIPMQAIREQICSAVNLIVQQTRFSCGTRRVTYITEVTGIENNIVSMQDIFRFEQDGFTPEGKVRGRFVPTGHVPDFIQDLVSRGIEVDMSIYSREAPSLPASVKRVF
- a CDS encoding pilus assembly protein N-terminal domain-containing protein, which gives rise to MKNNALPSPAPTLIGFLLRPLQSLLMPGLPIALAATVAAPCALASGQHAASQTDTGSVTATVKLPPKTAVLVPAPAKIGNKPPVPTSAALAVPVCTTPPLAQNCAAPAPPVVRRTIRRAAPVARTAPPIMTAAQQSYAPTESLSIVVGEIRLLPVPGKITRVALGNGNIVSATSVDRNLLLIAEKTGDTNLLVWSGNKVQSYNIQVLSRDMVAVRAKLDALIGANSGILVTKVGPDLILSGMAHKEALARLNALIGDLPNVVNNVVEDQGSAYTRSVLFRLTFVEVKKALLEQIGINWAKDAQGPTFGASGVAKNTGIYANIAPATESTNLLSPNPGFLNRNGTTGGVFLGLATTITSRMNLGVSDGDARVLASPELTAKSGGKARLQVGGEVPIPIAGAFGATTVEFKPYGILFAVEPTIDASNTITARLSTELSQIDPSVTVGGIPGFITRNTATEISIKPGEIVALSGLINSELSSTIDRVPGLSHIPIFGRLFRSDDFRNRKTELVVFVEAEVISAGDGLSSQLRARGLDQQSQFEEKIRQSPAPVPLGPPSAPLDRKE
- the cpaB gene encoding Flp pilus assembly protein CpaB; this translates as MKLAKMATTPAVRIARLKSPLFLLVAAALMAGLVAWVAYYYLQQREATMKAEIDARGKRSSTPRVEVAVPIKDVAAGTVLNNNNFVARPVEADLVYPDSILAADFASMEGMKLARPVLRGRPVRLTDLTAPEIRDVASILPVGQRALTIDIDNINSIAQTLRPNHRIDVFLLSKTPRSASGDNGEEDGSAAEQATLYMQNLVVLATGTDFQDVNQLDDAAAAKMARPGEVPGKERTYDTVTVLVSPKEAARLIVGQKMGSFRVVLRGTEDRSPVRLATLRGSDLLPGAQKQRDGGIEFIVGGKGNLISQMDVAPSQDIGKAIRQAEQLAQANAGQGPARAASQVAPAAAAAPAPAPNTMTLTVPMPTTRANSPVPSFSN